The sequence ttatctgttgaaataattaaaatgatagTAATTATCTAGAATAAATATAGCCAAAAGTCAACAGCAATTCACATTAGAAAAGTTATACAATGCAACGCAACATATATTCTTAAATTATCTTATTACTTTTGAAGGAATATCATTTGTTCTTATCGTAATATCTTAGTAAATTATTAGGTTTCTTTAAGTATTCTAGTTGctacattaaacaaaaaaaaattaaaatacaaaaactaataacacttttaattttcaaaatgctTTATTCAGAGAGCAGACATTCTCAACAATATTAGTTTTGTGATTGGCTGTTAGTCGTCTACTTGCTGGAAGTTTGAAACGAAAGGAAGTGGAACAGGCCGTTGTCGGACTTGGGCTTCTGGAAGCAGTGCTCCCACTCCGGCAGGATAGCTGCAACAGAATCAACATGGCTCAGTAGAGGGTTCcaaagagaaaaccataaaaagcTGACATTAATGCTTAGCATGACCTTGACGGCAACTTGATAAAGCAGTCCTAGAGAGGTCGCGGCACACGCCCAGTGTATCTGGACACGCGGACATTCTTACCGGCGGCGGGGACCTGGAAGAGGTACTCCGTCCCTGCCGTCACTTCCTCGGCGCACTCGGTGTCCAGGTCGTCGGGGATGACCTCCTTGGTCAGCTCCACGAACTGGTCCAGAGGGCACAGGGAGTCGCATCCCGGCAGCTGCAGGAGGTACGGCTCCGTCTCCGTGCTGTTCTTGTACGACACCTGCCGAAAGAAACACCACGCTAACACTAGGAAGAtaaagcagcagcagcagcaagcgATCGGGAGTGAACGCCAAAATTtcattttgggggggggggggatgtaatcACTTTTCCCGCTGTTCGTTtgcaaattctttccttttgttggcgAGAATGATATGTTCTTATAACTCCCTTTTCATCCCCCCTCACGAGTGTGCATCTGGCTACAATGTaaactatttatgtattttatgctcTTATCTTTACTTCTTTAGTGTCACATCGAGGCAGTAAAACTGCTCAACTCGACGATGTTTACTTACCGTCACGTAGTTACTGCTGTTCAACTCTCGTAGTTCTATGATAACCGCACTTGCGTAAGGGACCAGGATGCCATTGAAGACTTTCAAGGCCTGCAGAGTGTTGACTACGTTTGAGTCGTGGGCCGAGTAGACGTAGAGGCTGCGGTCTGGACTGAGCGTGGCATTCACCTTTGCCTGCATGTTCTCGATGATCTCCTTAAGCATCGGACCTACAGCAAAAATATTAATGATTGTGTCTTGCTGTGGCGAATGCATACTAAACTTTGTGATTAAAGGTTTAGAAGTTAAATATCGACTGTCATTTTTTACTGTGTTCTACTATATCACTACATTATTTTGAGTTCAAAATTAATCCccggtaaaaataattataaataaagaaatactttatACATTCCAATAATTCAACAGAAATCTGTTCGACTTCCAATTGTGTTATTAAGTTTTCTGGATGATTAATCGATATTTGAATAACACGACCTAGTATTTATTCTTTGGCAGAGTTTACATGATTTTTACTCTGTACTTTTAAAGAATCTTGCTTTTAATTCAGTAAGGCATATGGTAATCTATATTTTTccttattttatagttttttattttacatgactTTTAAAAGATTAATTAGTAATAAAATTCAAGTTCGTGACTGAGTGATTCAACAATTACCCTAATTGTAACCTGATGGGAATAAAAAGTGTAAAATTCATAATCTAGGGTTGTTTGAAAGTTGTAAAGCCTTTACTTGACAATTACACGGTTCAAATAGTTTAGTAACTGGTGGAAAATGCTTGATACACTTAGAGACTCGGATGTTTCTCACCTGCGGACAACCTCTGAAGTTCAGTTGTTCCTGCTGATGTAATAAACTGTTGTAGCAAGTACAGGTTCTTCAGTGGGTTCGGATAGTAAGGCCACACCCAGTCTGGCAGTGTCATATTATACAGCtcctgtaaataataataatataatgctGTTTAcagattataaaattttattacctaAAGTATATCATATTTTCTCCATAATAAGTGTGAATATATTCTTTTTCAAGAAATGTTAACATacctttgtaaaaaaatttaattttgctaaCTTGATATTTAAACACTGTGGTGATTTTCTTTAGTCTAGTTTGAGTTACTCCAAAAGAAACACTAACCTCGATGAAGAGGATGTCGTAGATGTAAGACGTAAATGACGAGTACCCGGCAAAGGCTGCAACTTCCTCCTGAATCTGCGCTGTCTCGTTCATGACGCACTGGTATTCGTAGGATTCTTCCAGGTATGAGAGGATGGTCGTGTATTTGGCACAGGATGAAGTCGACAGCAGGAGCTGGaagcatggaaaaaaaattggtaaagtGAAGTGATAAAATTGcttcataattatttattgaagGTACATTGTCAGATACACCCTTTTAGAAATCAGTACCcacatgtcaattttttttaaaaatgataatgATTTAATTATAGTCCACGAATATCATATTGTATGCTttagtaatagtttttttttcaaataaaatattattttatcagaTTTCTTGTTCCTGTTttcctgaaattaataaaaactaatcACAAGTGGTGGAATGATATTTaggaaaaattattgtatttacaaAAAACACCTTttcatatacaaaataaaaatacacatttacTTACCTTTAAGtaaagatatattttggaaatttatttaaaaatatttattaagaatACACCTTTACTTATATataagtaaaaatgtatttttgttattatatataagtaaagttgtatatttttgtaaattttcaattGCCTCCACAACCACTTATTGCCTTCCACTCGTGATTGTGATGGTCCTTTGGTCTCTTATCAATTCTAAGAGGGTATAGTGGAAGTGGCTGtgggtttttaatatttttttctttgtaaattttaatttttgaccacgttttctcGATGATTAATATGGGAAGGCTTTTGCATTGTCGATGTCTTCTGGAAAAATGTTTAATTCTTTCAATTTGCCAGGAACGCTAATGCACTGCCTCAAACTAAAGGTTGGCTCACTGAGATTTATCTGCGAAATCTGAATTCACAGAAATTACGTCATGTCTCTGTATTGAACgtctgcaaaataacataatcaTAGCGAGCCAAATAACCATCAAAGAAAAACTGGAAATGATATTTATAACCCGAATACCTTTAATCAAAATACCATGATTTTTTAACGATTTTAATTTTCATTGAGTTATAGTTTGACTATCAACAAACTATCAACCACCCACTACAAATCTAggatattaatatattattacccCGACAACGCCAGACATTGCATAAGGTATTGTTTGTTAATCAAATGCGTAATTGAATTAGCAGTGGGAGAGAGTTCTACATGAAGATTTCGTAGCGAAATACGACTGAAAGTGTAGTAAGAAAAAAGATTGTAATAAAATAAcctcaagtatatatatttttttatttgtaaaaatagtAACCAAACACATTTTGTAACATCGCGCATTTCCGCCATCCAACCCCACTCAGAATTAGtctaatataaatatgtattactCGGGCAATGCCGGGTATGACTATCTggtttgtgtgtgtttctaagagttttttttaatctttaaagcCCAATGTAGAAAATCGTAGGCATttataatgaaatatataaaaacacgacttttttttatttgttccgcTAATGATTATAACTTCAATAATTCCCATTATCAAGGCAAGGTACGATGTGCTGAGCAGAGGACTATGGTTGACGTTGTAAACATTTCAGATGATAAAATATCAAGCGGCAAGATTCCTTACTCTTTGTAATTGAAACTAACTTAGGTATTATTCGTTTGTTAGCCGCAATGGCAACTAAATCTACtctaatggggggggggggggggggctgaaatatttaaattcaatctattaatattattttagtttttttttcttacatgaGATAGGCTACTTTAGTTTAGCATCAG comes from Bacillus rossius redtenbacheri isolate Brsri chromosome 4 unlocalized genomic scaffold, Brsri_v3 Brsri_v3_scf4_2, whole genome shotgun sequence and encodes:
- the LOC134542414 gene encoding prostatic acid phosphatase-like, which produces MTHLLALLFALVAAQQVVSGEDLGTIIFSSVLYRHGDRAPATDYPNDPYNDVAQYWPRGYGQLSEIGEEQHYRLGSYLRQRYSDLLPLTYNYNDTYIRSTDVDRTLVSARCNLEGLYPPTERTLSQPSIKFQAIPIHTETSSNDDLLLSTSSCAKYTTILSYLEESYEYQCVMNETAQIQEEVAAFAGYSSFTSYIYDILFIEELYNMTLPDWVWPYYPNPLKNLYLLQQFITSAGTTELQRLSAGPMLKEIIENMQAKVNATLSPDRSLYVYSAHDSNVVNTLQALKVFNGILVPYASAVIIELRELNSSNYVTVSYKNSTETEPYLLQLPGCDSLCPLDQFVELTKEVIPDDLDTECAEEVTAGTEYLFQVPAAAILPEWEHCFQKPKSDNGLFHFLSFQTSSK